The Xiphias gladius isolate SHS-SW01 ecotype Sanya breed wild chromosome 9, ASM1685928v1, whole genome shotgun sequence genome window below encodes:
- the cdc42ep1a gene encoding cdc42 effector protein 1, translating to MNLQEKLSGLKGLVSHSHSKRRFKSDLTVDMISPPLGDFRHTMHVGRGGDVFGDTSFLSNHGGTANENNRETDSVSTPDNKIGAFFSRTLRQIRRGSDNRPRGGSKDLSPPPPAVSPIIKNAISLPRLDVDMSNGSPTTKVLFPSSQSTPEEKKSSYGLESGFVTLPRLSRSERQQPSISLPTPCSPNIHRGSLTDPTEAILSTCSSTIVTSDPKPSTTAYSDSLPSLTSLDTFTFDLGPSLMSEVFGLIDAPPEEHSHIWEGEEAGSACGLTNEGSEMDSATISYVDSLLREDCGGRKSPHAADWEEEDTVLEVNGVGLSVKVPDVVMGSPERVRLGMGMESERFQSATDVLARHYGVSLLKGQSRMEAADSEMMMISQPKKKLSYSYMDDEDEIKV from the exons ATGAATCTTCAGGAAAAGCTGTCAGGCCTAAAAGGTCTGGTCTCACACTCCCACAGCAAGCGCCGCTTTAAAAGTGACCTCACAGTGGACATGATCAGCCCTCCTCTGGGTGACTTCCGCCACACCATGCATGTGGGCCGCGGCGGCGATGTGTTCGGGGACACCTCCTTCCTCAGCAACCATGGCGGGACAGCCAACGAGAACAACAGGGAAACAGATTCGGTCTCCACCCCTGACAACAAGATCGGAGCGTTCTTCTCCAGGACGCTCCGTCAAATCAGGAGGGGCTCTGACAACCGACCCAGAGGAGGATCCAAGGATCTGTCACCGCCGCCTCCTGCCGTTTCTCCCATCATCAAGAACGCCATCTCCCTCCCCAGGCTTGACGTGGATATGTCTAATGGGAGTCCCACCACCAAAGTGCTCTTCCCCAGTTCTCAAAGTACgccagaggagaagaaaagctCGTATG GTCTGGAGTCTGGTTTCGTCACTCTGCCTCGTCTCTCCCGCTCTGAGCGTCAGCAgccctccatctccctccccACTCCCTGCTCCCCTAACATCCACCGAGGCTCTCTGACCGACCCCACCGAGGCCATCTTGTCCACCTGCTCCAGCACAATTGTAACCTCTGACCCAAAACCCAGCACCACTGCCTACTCCGACTCCCTCCCCTCGCTCACCTCGCTGGACACCTTCACCTTTGACCTCGGCCCCTCCCTCATGAGCGAGGTATTCGGCCTGATCGATGCCCCCCCGGAGGAGCACAGCCACAtctgggagggagaggaggcgggGTCAGCTTGCGGGCTTACCAATGAAGGATCGGAGATGGACTCGGCCACTATCTCGTACGTGGATTCCCTGCTGAGGGAGGACTGTGGGGGCCGGAAGAGCCCACATGCCGCCGACTGGGAAGAGGAGGACACAGTGTTGGAGGTGAACGGGGTCGGGCTTTCTGTTAAAGTACCTGATGTGGTGATGGGGTCTCCCGAACGAGTGAGGTTGGGGATGGGGATGGAAAGCGAGCGGTTCCAGAGTGCTACAGATGTGCTCGCACGCCATTATGGCGTCAGCCTCTTAAAGGGACAGAGCAGGATGGAGGCTGCAGAttcagagatgatgatgatcagCCAGCCCAAGAAGAAATTGTCCTACAGTTACATGGATGACGAGGACGAAATCAAAGTCTGA
- the sh3bp1 gene encoding SH3 domain-binding protein 1 yields MLRQSLSILKQLGSAAKSQDATELLHEDLVMVEQRVEPARKAAQVLHKKLQGCMQSQPGLEAEKRMKKLPLMLLSVSMAESLKDFDGMSPIRRVLEMCCFMEKMLANMLADFEMKLEKEVLEPLNKLSEDDLPEILKNKKQFAKLTTDWNNARIRSQASTGPQAKQDGLREEVEEAWRKLESIKDQYSANLYHFATKEDDYANYFIRLLELQADYHKYSHEFLDKNINELKDNHNQKGPALSLSKQKVYGEPLLSHLSQSNREIAAPIQECIHMLLRTGMGEEGLFRLTAAASVVKRLKTCLDQGTLDHSEFSIDPHAVAGALKCYLRELPEPLMTFELYNDWFKAAGEKDLTEKLEQFRVLLKKLPPENYNNLRYLVQFLSLLSEQQAVNKMTPSNIAIVLGPNLLWPRAEGEAALFDMAAASSVQVVTVIEPLIQCSSRLFPEAVSFEIADLPEVPDVTLPAPVAQSLNSEKEKLSRSVSSSSAIASSCSSNQLPLSQMNSTASQDGGVFFLVRASSVSRSGTSTWASPAAEPAAPTHPNRTSSSSSSLNPSSVLASNTSAPCSSTANHSPSPAPRATGTAQNPGQNRNPTERQCLDQGQLDPILEDPPDSPKALVMITSPHKPKRSFNPKKTTENVTVQYSKPRAPPTPKIQAPPPPTTAPATADTRTQPTPAPRAQAASHRKPTHKKPGLKVPNCPPPLPPPSQAKEVPSIAQ; encoded by the exons ATGCTCCGGCAGTCTCTGAGCATCCTGAAGCAGCTCGGCTCCGCGGCAAA GTCACAAGATGCCACTGAACTTCTACACGAGGACCTGGTCATG GTGGAGCAGCGGGTGGAACCGGCCAGAAAGGCCGCTCAGGTCCTTCACAAGAAGCTGCAGGGCTGCATGCAGAGTCAGCCAGGGCTGGAGGCTGAAAAACGAATG AAAAAGCTCCCTCTGATGCTGCTGTCTGTCAGCATGGCAGAGAGCCTCAAAGACTTTGATGGAATGTCCCCTATCAG GAGGGTGTTGGAGATGTGCTGTTTCATGGAGAAGATGCTGGCCAACATGTTGGCCGACTTTGAGATGAAACTGGAGAAGGAAGTCCTGGAGCCGCTCAACAAGCTCAGCGAG GATGATTTACCAGAGATCCTCAAGAACAAGAAGCAATTTGCAAAGCTCACTACAGACTGGAACAACGCAAGAATCAG gAGCCAGGCCAGCACTGGTCCCCAGGCAAAGCAGGATGGGCTTCGGGAGGAAGTGGAAGAAGCTTGGAGGAAGTTGGAGAGCATCAAG GACCAGTACTCTGCAAATCTGTATCACTTTGCGACTAAAGAAGATGACTACGCTAACTACTTCATTCGT CTTCTGGAGCTGCAAGCGGACTACCACAAATATTCACACGAGTTCCTGGACAAAAACATCAATGAGCTCAAAGATAATCACAATCAAAAAG GGCCAGCGCTAAGCCTCTCTAAACAGAAGGTCTACGGGGAGCCTCTGCTGTCTCATCTGTCTCAAAGCAACAGAGAAATCGCTGCACCCATCCAGGAGTGTATTCACATGCTACTGAGAACGGGAATGGGAGAGGAG GGTCTGTTTCGTCTAACAGCGGCAGCCTCAGTGGTGAAGCGGCTGAAGACCTGTCTGGATCAAGGAACGTTGGACCACAGCGAGTTCAGCATTGACCCTCACGCCGTGGCCG GAGCTTTGAAGTGTTATCTTCGAGAACTGCCTGAACCTCTTATGACCTTTGAACTCTACAATGACTGGTTCAAAGCAGCAGG GGAAAAAGACTTGACAGAGAAGCTAGAGCAGTTCAGAGTACTGCTGAAGAAACTGCCACCTGAAAACTACAACAACCTCAG GTACCTGGTCCAGTTCTTGTCTCTCTTGTCGGAGCAGCAGGCTGTGAACAAGATGACGCCCAGTAACATTGCCATCGTCCTGGGGCCCAACCTGCTCTGGCCGCGAGCAGAAGG GGAAGCTGCTCTGTTTGACATGGCGGCAGCTTCTTCAGTCCAGGTTGTCACTGTCATTGAGCCTCTCATTCAGTGCAGCTCCAGACTCTTCCCTGAAG CTGTATCTTTTGAGATCGCAGACCTCCCTGAGGTCCCGGATGTGACCCTTCCTGCTCCTGTTGCCCAGTCTCTGAACtcagaaaaggagaaactgaGCAGATCCGTCTCCTCCTCTTCGGCCAtagcctcctcctgctcctctaaTCAACTCCCTCTCTCCCAGATGAACAG CACAGCCTCTCAGGACGGTGGTGTCTTCTTCCTGGTGAGAGCTAGCTCTGTGAGTCGCAGTGGCACCTCCACATGGGCCAGCCCTGCAGCTGAGCCAGCAGCACCAACCCATCCAAACAGAACGTCCAGCAGTTCATCATCCCTCAATCCCAGCTCTGTCCTGGCCTCCAATACTTCCGCTCCCTGCAGCTCTACGGCAAACCACAGCCCATCCCCAGCTCCTAGAGCCACAGGAACAGCGCAAAACCCGGGACAGAACAGGAATCCCACCGAGAGGCAGTGCTTGGATCAAGGCCAACTGGACCCAATTTTGGAGGACCCTCCAGACTCTCCCAAAGCATTGGTGATGATCACCTCACCGCACAAAC CAAAAAGATCTTTCAACCCGAAAAAAACTACCGAGAATGTGACAGTTCAGTACTCCAAGCCGAGAGCCCCGCCAACTCCCAAGATCCAGGCCCCTCCACCTCCCACCACAGCCCCAGCAACCGCTGACACTAGGACCCAGCCGACGCCCGCACCCCGGGCTCAGGCGGCCAGCCACAGAAAGCCTACGCATAAAAAGCCAGGACTCAAGGTGCCAAACTGCCCTCCACCACTTCCTCCACCATCACAGGCAAAAGAAGTTCCTTCTATAGCACAGTGA